The Xanthomonas sontii genomic sequence CGCCGGATCCAGCACGTCCGGACGGTTGGTCGCGGCGATCACGATCACGCCCTCGCCGCCCTCGAAGCCGTCCATCTCCACCAGCAGCTGGTTGAGGGTCTGCTCGCGCTCGTCGTGACCGCCGCCCAGGCCGGCGCCGCGATGGCGGCCGACCGCATCGATTTCGTCGATGAAGATGATGCACGGCGCATGCTTCTTGGCCTGCTCGAACATGTCGCGCACGCGGCTGGCGCCGACGCCGACGAACATTTCCACGAAGTCCGAACCGGAGATGCTGAAGAACGGCACCTTGGCCTCGCCGGCGATGGCCTTGGCCAGCAGGGTCTTGCCCGTGCCCGGCGGGCCGACCATCAGCACGCCGCGCGGGATCTTGCCGCCGAGCTTGGTGAACTTGGTCGGATCGCGCAGGAAGTCGACCAGTTCGCCGACCTCTTCCTTGGCCTCGTCGCAGCCGGCGACGTCGGCGAAGGTGATCTTGATCTGGTCCTCGCCCTGCAGCTTGGCGCGCGACTTGCCGAAGGACATCGCGCCCTTGGCGCCACCGCCGCCGCCCTGCATCTGGCGCATGATGAACAGCCAGAAGCCGATGATCAGGATGACCGGCAGGAAGTTCAGCACCAGCGACCAGAAGCCCGGACCGTTGTCGGGCTTCTGCCGGGTGATGTCCACGTTCTTGCTGTACAGCACGTCGATCAGCTTGCCGTCGCTCGGGCCGTACACCGAGCCCTCGCTGCCGTCGGCGCGCTTGAAGCGGATCGCGTTGACCGACAGGTTGGTGGCGTCGGTGAAATCGACCGACTTCACCCGCCCGGCGTCCACGTCCTTCAGGAACTGGGAGTAGGTCACGTTGTCGGTGCCCGCGCCGCCGGCGAGCCGCGGCGAGAAGCTCTGGAACACCACCATCAGCACGACGGCAACGACTACCCACAACAGCAGATTCTTGGTCAAGTCGTTCATCCTCATTGGCTCCGGTGTCCCTTCAACTCTGTCTCGATGCGTGGCATTGCGGATTCAGCCTTGCGTTCAGCTTACTTGATCTGGGCGCGCTTGCCCTGTCCGAGGGCGTAGACCTCCGGCGAGCGCTTGCGCGACGCGGCCGGCTTGCGGATGGTCACCTTCTCATAGCGGCGGCGCATGTCGCGGATGTAGTCGTCGAACCCCACGCCCTGGAACAGCTTGATCAGGAACGCGCCGTTCGGCTTCAGGTGGCTGTCGGCGAACGCCATCGCCAATTCCGCCAGATGCATCATCCGCGGCTGGTCGACCGCATCCATTCCGCTTTTATTGGGGGCCATATCCGACAGCACAAGGTCCACCGGGGTATCGCCCAGCATGGCCTCGAATTGCGATAGCACCGCGTCCTCCCTGAAGTCACCGTGAAGGAACTCCACGCCGGCCAGCGGCGGCATCTCCAGGATGTCCAGGGCCAGCACCCGACCGCGGTCGCCCATCGACTTGCGCACCTGCTGCGACCAGCCGCCCGGCGCGGCGCCGAGATCGACCACCACCAT encodes the following:
- the rlmE gene encoding 23S rRNA (uridine(2552)-2'-O)-methyltransferase RlmE, coding for MATRSKSSQRWLREHFADPFVKKAQAEGMRSRAAYKLEELLQRDRLLKPDMVVVDLGAAPGGWSQQVRKSMGDRGRVLALDILEMPPLAGVEFLHGDFREDAVLSQFEAMLGDTPVDLVLSDMAPNKSGMDAVDQPRMMHLAELAMAFADSHLKPNGAFLIKLFQGVGFDDYIRDMRRRYEKVTIRKPAASRKRSPEVYALGQGKRAQIK